In Paenibacillus sp. 1781tsa1, one DNA window encodes the following:
- a CDS encoding S-layer homology domain-containing protein gives MPKRFSRMLAFLCCLVMVASLLPTSYAAATDNIENAEANETPTAIFGTPELGSNDPLWDQTMEHHINKSTVPTDPRPHATGTARILWDHDYLYARVVVNDSNLYQGAGADHRYDSLEFYVGTGTGGSNQWRVSSTGVFSGQAAPGRAAWTQITETGYIVEMRIPKRTLTLQEGNLTFEVYINNSTEKGADRYEVVSCFGVPDAAYTSADSFTDSLQLTSANEVDNRFSITATAGPGGSIMSNPPGDVLRVDRGSNKEITFTPDYGKIVDTVTVDGETVTLSAGTYTFTNIEADHTIHVTFKNDPDAGILPFIVWNDNFASGEYTTAIIIDLGEGKAALGSELSPDLFALSARNTTLNGEAVTFEGPRKITRVYANDEPKVRGYVGPISHSPDYQDGLASGRYIVVESEFYSESGGSTTLDGSSNSTKQVYTIIQKGEIVLTEGNPLHNVVFEQEKVVNPILDKFATFTDNSVNRSLYLHKDEDGNVMNGLPLYVYTHGMSRGGTSAATDQKAAMKSANGSVALMKKMEQNPDKYASHVLNISYNGVSVPSTENVKKVIDALIASGEVDPNRVYAAGFSWGGQYTNNLVNSYPGFFAAAAPMAPVSGSPNAKDNDAHNNLAYWMFLNAHNVGGYQTNLNNFINNNMPKMINARASRFESNEVLTWPYNQFDQPNLRPNPANTPVLADYIAHEVEAAVLYNQITMGTWTIAPTAQSSNLPAWNNDYTDVFDWMFAQRKPVVPGAPSDFKATAGDGQVTLSWTAPADDGGSAILGYKVWYGNVTPIALDAAETKYTFNNLTNGQGYNFTIIAVNGKGDGAEISATATPMKTTTPTVPDSGGNTGNTGNTSNSGNTHNTNNTGTGTDAETSKSTYTVNTPKDKPAVTDKNGNTTLPGGGEIATKGGTKIKVPEGTTIDSNGKVTIPADKSAEVTLPGGNSTVTISGGSTIASDGTVTVGGKDAYVDLPNGNRVHIHGGSKIRSSGAVVVGPSGARVGLDNGMSLNIREGTELAFDDTTPLGFLVLSGNPFTDANMGDWFYNDINFAYTYDLFNGTTSTTSTTFAPGTAMTRAMFVQVLANLENVNLSNYTSSRFSDVTDGQWYTAAAEWAAEKNIVNGTTADLFDPNSPMTREQMLVILYNYMKYKGYEIPESNSKPFTDENEISSWALEAVQALQGNGIVLGKPDNLFAPKATATRAEVATIFVRFVEYQAN, from the coding sequence ATGCCAAAACGATTTAGCAGAATGCTCGCGTTTCTATGTTGCTTGGTAATGGTGGCGTCGCTATTGCCTACCAGCTATGCTGCCGCCACTGACAACATCGAGAACGCAGAAGCGAATGAAACACCAACCGCCATTTTTGGAACTCCCGAACTCGGGTCAAACGATCCCCTCTGGGACCAAACCATGGAGCATCACATCAACAAAAGCACGGTACCCACCGACCCCAGACCCCATGCCACGGGCACAGCAAGAATCCTTTGGGATCATGACTACCTGTATGCCCGCGTAGTTGTGAATGACAGTAATCTATATCAGGGAGCTGGCGCAGATCACCGATACGACAGCCTGGAGTTTTATGTTGGTACCGGAACCGGCGGCTCGAACCAATGGCGTGTTAGCTCGACGGGTGTGTTTTCAGGGCAGGCCGCTCCAGGCAGAGCTGCATGGACCCAGATCACGGAAACCGGATACATCGTGGAAATGAGAATACCAAAAAGAACCCTGACCTTACAGGAGGGGAACCTTACCTTTGAGGTCTATATCAATAACTCGACAGAAAAAGGCGCTGACCGTTATGAAGTCGTTTCCTGTTTTGGAGTCCCGGACGCGGCTTATACCAGCGCTGATTCATTTACAGACAGTCTGCAGCTCACTTCAGCCAATGAAGTGGATAACAGATTTTCAATCACCGCAACGGCGGGACCGGGCGGCTCAATCATGTCGAACCCACCCGGGGATGTTCTGAGAGTAGATCGGGGCTCTAATAAAGAAATTACGTTCACCCCCGATTACGGCAAAATTGTGGATACCGTAACGGTAGACGGCGAGACCGTGACTCTATCTGCCGGCACTTATACCTTTACGAATATTGAGGCTGATCATACCATTCATGTGACATTCAAAAACGATCCGGACGCGGGGATACTTCCCTTTATCGTATGGAATGACAACTTTGCCAGTGGCGAGTACACAACGGCTATTATCATTGATTTAGGCGAGGGGAAGGCGGCGTTAGGCTCCGAGCTTAGTCCAGACTTGTTTGCCTTATCAGCTAGGAACACGACCCTGAACGGCGAAGCGGTGACCTTTGAAGGACCACGCAAGATCACAAGGGTGTATGCTAATGATGAACCGAAGGTACGCGGCTACGTGGGGCCGATTAGCCATTCACCAGATTATCAGGACGGACTGGCGAGCGGTCGTTACATCGTGGTTGAGTCTGAGTTTTATTCAGAGAGCGGCGGCAGTACAACGCTAGATGGCAGCAGTAACTCGACAAAGCAGGTCTACACTATTATCCAAAAGGGTGAGATTGTACTGACAGAAGGGAATCCGCTTCACAATGTGGTTTTTGAACAGGAAAAAGTTGTGAATCCAATCCTTGATAAATTTGCAACATTCACGGACAATTCGGTCAATCGTTCGCTCTACCTTCACAAGGATGAAGACGGTAACGTGATGAACGGATTGCCGCTTTATGTCTATACCCACGGCATGTCACGCGGCGGTACAAGCGCTGCGACAGACCAAAAAGCGGCCATGAAATCAGCCAACGGCTCAGTCGCTCTAATGAAAAAGATGGAGCAAAATCCCGATAAGTATGCCAGCCATGTTCTGAATATTTCCTATAATGGCGTATCTGTTCCCTCCACAGAGAATGTTAAGAAGGTCATAGACGCCCTGATTGCCAGCGGCGAAGTAGACCCTAACCGTGTTTACGCAGCAGGCTTCTCCTGGGGCGGCCAGTATACGAATAACTTAGTTAATAGCTATCCTGGCTTCTTCGCTGCCGCCGCACCTATGGCCCCGGTAAGCGGTTCACCGAACGCTAAGGACAATGACGCTCACAACAACCTGGCCTATTGGATGTTTTTAAATGCTCATAATGTTGGAGGCTACCAGACGAACCTCAATAACTTCATCAATAACAATATGCCAAAAATGATCAACGCGAGGGCTTCACGCTTTGAGAGTAATGAGGTTCTTACCTGGCCCTACAATCAATTTGATCAGCCGAATCTGAGGCCGAATCCTGCCAACACACCTGTTCTGGCTGATTATATAGCCCATGAAGTTGAAGCGGCGGTTCTTTATAACCAGATCACTATGGGAACTTGGACAATAGCTCCCACGGCACAGTCCTCTAACTTGCCGGCTTGGAACAATGACTACACAGATGTCTTTGATTGGATGTTTGCGCAGAGAAAACCGGTCGTGCCTGGTGCGCCGAGTGACTTCAAAGCGACAGCGGGTGACGGACAGGTCACATTGAGCTGGACTGCTCCTGCTGATGACGGTGGCAGCGCAATATTGGGCTACAAGGTATGGTATGGCAATGTAACACCGATTGCATTGGATGCGGCGGAGACCAAGTATACCTTCAACAATCTGACAAACGGCCAAGGCTACAACTTCACCATCATCGCGGTGAACGGGAAGGGAGACGGCGCGGAGATCAGTGCGACGGCGACACCAATGAAGACGACGACTCCTACTGTGCCTGATTCTGGTGGCAATACGGGCAACACCGGTAACACAAGCAACAGTGGTAATACACACAACACCAACAATACGGGCACTGGGACAGACGCTGAAACGTCGAAGTCGACCTACACAGTGAATACACCGAAGGATAAGCCCGCGGTCACAGACAAAAACGGCAACACTACCCTCCCCGGCGGCGGCGAGATTGCGACCAAAGGCGGAACGAAGATTAAGGTACCCGAGGGCACAACGATAGACTCAAACGGGAAGGTAACCATTCCAGCAGACAAAAGCGCCGAAGTGACACTACCCGGCGGCAACAGCACAGTGACCATCTCGGGCGGCTCGACGATCGCTAGCGACGGTACCGTTACAGTAGGCGGCAAAGATGCATATGTGGACCTGCCCAACGGCAACCGTGTGCATATCCACGGCGGATCGAAGATACGGAGCAGCGGAGCGGTTGTGGTAGGACCGAGCGGCGCAAGAGTTGGCTTAGACAACGGCATGTCGCTGAACATCCGTGAGGGTACGGAGCTGGCGTTCGATGACACCACCCCACTGGGCTTCCTCGTGTTATCAGGCAATCCTTTCACGGATGCCAACATGGGTGACTGGTTCTACAACGATATAAATTTTGCCTACACATACGATCTTTTCAACGGCACGACGTCCACGACGTCCACGACGTTCGCACCGGGCACCGCAATGACGCGTGCCATGTTCGTACAGGTACTGGCTAATCTCGAAAATGTAAACCTCTCCAACTACACGAGTTCCCGCTTTAGCGACGTGACGGACGGACAGTGGTACACGGCGGCAGCCGAGTGGGCGGCCGAAAAAAACATAGTCAACGGCACAACCGCAGACCTGTTTGACCCCAATTCACCGATGACACGCGAGCAAATGCTGGTGATACTGTACAACTACATGAAGTACAAGGGTTATGAGATACCTGAAAGCAACTCTAAGCCCTTCACGGACGAGAATGAGATCAGCTCCTGGGCATTGGAGGCCGTTCAGGCGCTGCAAGGCAACGGCATTGTATTAGGCAAGCCGGACAACTTGTTTGCTCCCAAAGCCACCGCCACGCGGGCCGAAGTAGCTACGATCTTTGTAAGATTCGTTGAATATCAGGCTAACTGA